A genomic window from Vitis riparia cultivar Riparia Gloire de Montpellier isolate 1030 chromosome 16, EGFV_Vit.rip_1.0, whole genome shotgun sequence includes:
- the LOC117933501 gene encoding L-idonate 5-dehydrogenase-like, giving the protein MGKGGNSEDAVSGKEHGEENMAAWLLGIKTLKIQPYTLPSLGPHDVKVRIKAVGICGSDVHHFKTMRCANFIVKKPMVIGHECAGIIEEVGSEVKNLVVGDRVALEPGISCNRCSLCRNGQYNLCREMKFFGSPPTNGSLANQVVHPSNLCFKLPDNVSLEEGAMCEPLSVGIHACRRANVGPETNVLIMGSGPIGLVTMLAARAFGAPRIVLVDVDDQRLAIAKDLGADDIIRVSTNIQDLDEEVAKIQSTMVTGVDVSLDCVGFNKTMSTALNATRAGGKVCLVGLAQSEMTVPLTPAAAREVDIVGIFRYRNTWPLCLEFLRSGKIDVKPLITHRFTFSQKDVEEAFETSARGGNAIKVMFNL; this is encoded by the exons atggggaAAGGAGGCAACTCTGAGGATGCTGTTTCAGGCAAGGAGCATGGAGAAGAGAACATGGCAGCTTGGCTTCTTGGCATCAAGACCCTCAAGATTCAACCCTACACTCTCCCTTCTCTGG GCCCCCATGATGTTAAAGTTAGGATCAAAGCTGTAGGGATATGTGGAAGTGATGTTCATCACTTCAAG ACAATGAGGTGCGCAAATTTTATTGTGAAGAAGCCAATGGTGATAGGACATGAGTGTGCTGGTATCATAGAAGAAGTTGGGAGTGAAGTGAAGAATCTTGTAGTAGGTGACCGGGTTGCTCTGGAGCCCGGTATTAGCTGTAACCGATGCAGTCTTTGCAGGAATGGTCAATACAATCTATGCAGAGAAATGAAGTTTTTTGGATCTCCTCCAACCAATGGTTCTCTAGCTAACCAG GTGGTCCATCCTTCAAATCTTTGTTTCAAACTACCTGACAATGTGAGCTTGGAGGAAGGAGCAATGTGTGAGCCGCTCAGTGTCGGCATCCATGCTTGTCGCCGTGCTAATGTTGGCCCTGAGACCAACGTACTGATCATGGGATCAGGCCCCATCGGCCTTGTCACAATGCTGGCTGCTCGTGCTTTTGGAGCGCCGAGGATTGTCCTTGTAGACGTAGATGATCAGCGACTAGCTATTGCAAAAGATCTTGGCGCAGACGATATTATCCGGGTTTCAACGAATATTCAG GATCTAGATGAAGAAGTGGCAAAAATACAAAGCACAATGGTTACTGGAGTTGATGTGAGCTTAGACTGTGTTGGCTTCAACAAAACCATGTCAACAGCTTTGAACGCGACTCGAGCAGGCGGCAAAGTTTGCCTTGTGGGTTTGGCCCAGAGTGAGATGACTGTTCCTCTCACTCCAGCTGCTGCCAG GGAGGTCGATATCGTTGGCATATTCCGCTATAGGAACACATGGCCGCTCTGCCTTGAGTTTTTGAGGAGTGGCAAGATTGATGTGAAACCCCTGATAACCCACAGGTTTACTTTCTCACAGAAGGATGTGGAAGAAGCCTTTGAAACCAGTGCTCGTGGGGGTAATGCCATCAAGGTCATGTTTAATCTCTGA
- the LOC117933500 gene encoding L-idonate 5-dehydrogenase — MGKGGNSEDAVSGKEHGEENMAAWLLGVKTLKIQPYILPSLGPYDVRVRIKAVGICGSDVHHFKTMRCANFIVKKPMVIGHECAGIIEEVGSEVKNLVVGDRVALEPGISCNRCSLCRNGQYNLCREMKFFGSPPTNGSLANQVVHPSNLCFKLPDNVSLEEGAMCEPLSVGIHACRRANVGPETNVLIMGSGPIGLVTMLAARAFGAPRIVLVDVDDQRLAIAKDLGADDIIRVSTNIQDLDEEVAKIQSTMVTGVDVSFDCVGFNKTMSTALNATRAGGKVCLVGLAQSEMTVPLTPAAAREVDIVGIFRYRNTWPLCLEFLRSGKIDVKPLITHRFTFSQKDVEEAFETSARGGNAIKVMFNL; from the exons ATGGGGAAAGGAGGCAATTCTGAGGATGCTGTTTCAGGCAAGGAGCATGGAGAGGAGAACATGGCAGCTTGGCTTCTTGGCGTCAAGACCCTCAAGATTCAACCCTACATTCTCCCTTCTCTGG GCCCTTATGATGTCAGAGTTAGGATCAAAGCTGTAGGGATATGTGGAAGTGATGTTCATCACTTCAAG ACAATGAGGTGCGCAAATTTCATTGTGAAGAAGCCAATGGTGATAGGGCATGAGTGTGCTGGCATCATAGAAGAAGTTGGGAGTGAAGTGAAGAATCTTGTAGTAGGTGACCGGGTTGCTCTGGAGCCCGGTATTAGCTGTAACCGATGCAGTCTTTGCAGGAATGGTCAATACAATCTATGCAGAGAAATGAAGTTTTTTGGATCTCCTCCAACCAATGGTTCTCTAGCTAACCAG GTGGTCCATCCTTCAAATCTTTGTTTCAAACTACCTGACAATGTGAGCTTGGAGGAAGGAGCAATGTGTGAGCCGCTCAGTGTCGGCATCCATGCTTGTCGCCGTGCTAATGTTGGCCCTGAGACCAACGTACTGATCATGGGATCAGGCCCCATCGGCCTTGTCACAATGCTGGCTGCTCGTGCTTTTGGAGCGCCGAGGATTGTCCTTGTGGACGTAGATGATCAGCGACTAGCTATTGCAAAAGATCTTGGCGCAGACGATATTATCCGGGTTTCAACGAATATTCAG GATCTAGATGAAGAAGTGGCAAAAATACAAAGCACAATGGTTACTGGAGTTGATGTGAGCTTTGATTGTGTCGGCTTCAACAAAACCATGTCAACAGCTTTGAACGCGACTCGAGCAGGCGGTAAAGTTTGCCTTGTGGGTTTGGCCCAGAGTGAGATGACTGTTCCTCTCACTCCAGCTGCTGCCAG GGAGGTCGATATTGTTGGCATATTCCGCTATAGGAACACATGGCCGCTCTGCCTTGAGTTTTTGAGGAGTGGCAAGATTGATGTTAAACCCCTGATAACCCACAGGTTTACTTTCTCACAGAAGGATGTGGAGGAAGCCTTTGAAACCAGTGCTCGTGGGGGTAATGCTATCAAGGTCATGTTTAATCTCTAA
- the LOC117934002 gene encoding sorbitol dehydrogenase yields the protein MGKGGMSQGGDGRGEEEENMAAWLLGVNNLKIQPFILPPLGPHDVRVRMKAVGICGSDVHYLKKLRCADFIVKEPMVIGHECAGIIDEVGTQVKSLVPGDRVALEPGISCWRCQLCKEGRYNLCPEMKFFATPPVHGSLANQVVHPADLCFKLPDNVSLEEGAMCEPLSVGVHACHRADIGPESNVLVMGAGPIGLVTMLAARAFGAPRIVIVDVDDYRLSVAKDLGADEIVKVSTNIQDVAEEVVQIHKAMGARVDVSFDCAGFDKTMSTALSATSTGGKVCLVGMGHNEMTVPLTPAAAREVDVVGVFRYKNTWPICIEFLRSGKIDVKPLITHRFGFSQREVEEAFETSARGGTAIKVMFNL from the exons atgggaaaaggaGGGATGTCTCAGGGCGGAGATGGAAgaggtgaagaagaagagaacaTGGCAGCATGGCTTCTTGGGGTTAACAACCTCAAGATCCAACCTTTCATCCTCCCTCCTCTTG gtCCTCATGATGTTAGAGTTAGGATGAAGGCTGTTGGTATATGTGGAAGTGATGTTCACTACCTCAAG AAATTGAGATGTGCAGATTTTATTGTTAAAGAGCCTATGGTGATCGGCCATGAATGTGCTGGGATCATTGATGAAGTTGGTACCCAGGTGAAGTCTCTGGTGCCAGGGGATCGAGTGGCATTGGAGCCTGGAATCAGTTGCTGGCGATGCCAACTCTGCAAAGAAGGCCGATACAATCTGTGCCCTGAGATGAAATTTTTTGCTACACCTCCTGTTCATGGTTCTCTTGCCAATCAG GTTGTGCATCCTGCAGATCTGTGCTTTAAACTTCCAGACAATGTGAGCTTGGAGGAAGGGGCAATGTGTGAGCCGTTAAGTGTTGGTGTTCATGCTTGTCACCGTGCTGATATAGGTCCAGAGTCGAATGTATTGGTCATGGGTGCAGGGCCAATTGGGCTTGTTACAATGCTTGCAGCTCGTGCTTTTGGAGCACCCAGAATTGTCATTGTGGATGTGGACGATTACCGGTTATCTGTTGCAAAGGATCTTGGTGCAGATGAGATTGTTAAAGTTTCGACAAATATTCAG GATGTAGCTGAAGAAGTGGTGCAGATACATAAAGCTATGGGAGCTAGAGTGGATGTGAGCTTTGATTGTGCCGGCTTTGATAAAACCATGTCAACCGCTCTAAGTGCCACTTCTACTGGTGGCAAAGTTTGTCTCGTGGGGATGGGGCACAATGAAATGACTGTCCCACTTACTCCTGCTGCTGCAAG GGAAGTTGATGTGGTTGGTGTGTTCCGGTACAAGAACACATGGCCGATATGCATCGAGTTCCTGAGGAGTGGGAAGATCGACGTGAAGCCCCTGATAACACATAGGTTCGGGTTCTCCCAGAGGGAGGTAGAAGAAGCCTTTGAAACCAGTGCTCGTGGTGGTACTGCCATTAAGGTCATGTTCAACCTCTAG